From the genome of Fusarium fujikuroi IMI 58289 draft genome, chromosome FFUJ_chr06:
CACGAcccttgaggttgatgtgagGAGTGTCGTTTGCAGGCCGAGTAACAGCGTAGAAAGCAACACCGTGAGACCTGGTGGAGAACTAAATACAGATCAGTCATGATTCTCAAAGTcatgggaggaagagaactAACCTGAGCTTTGGAACCGACGTGGAAGAAGGCCCAGTCTCCAGCAACAAGATGGTGAGTGATACCAGTAGCCTCATCCTGTTCGTAATCAGTATCATTTACTTGCAAGGCTGCAGGGAGAGATCCTTACAGTCACATCAATTTGACCGCTGAGGACATATTTTGTCTCCTCGTAGTCGTAGGATCCATATCGTGTAGGTCCAGGAACGACCTTATAGAAACCCGTGGTCAGATAATGATCAGAGTCGTTGCGCTGACTCTTGATAGAGTGGAAGTCGGCGATAATAGCGCACTCGCCATCGGGAATGGGGATGTGCTCGTGGCCAGCGCCCTTGATAATGGTAAGAGGAACGATCTTGTTTGACACTACAGATGGGTTAGTAGAACATTCTTGGGCTCGTCAGTTCAGGGCTGTTTACTTTTTGTGGATTTGGTATGACTGTAAAGAcagaaagaggaggagaatgttCAATGGCAACTCCTATACTCTGTTATATAAATACCAAGCCATGACGGAGCATTCTCGGCATATACACGCAATGAACGATACGGGATACGGCTCCGGGCCCGTAGCTCCGTGCCTGAGAGTTGCGCAGCTTGCTTATCTGTAGCTGCACTAACCTAAATTGGGGCCAGTGTCACTTGGTCAAGCTGTATCACGACAAAACACATGATCGGGACCCCACCGCGTTTCGCCGGATTATTCCATAGGCGGTGAACAGGTTTATCACTTATCACTTATCGATCAACAAGGACTCTTATCAGAGTGCTTATCTTATCGTaattgcttgcttgctaCCCTAAGGTAGGCAAAATAATAGCAGATTAAAAGTGTTAAAAGACACCTATTAAAACTCATTATTGTTTCAATTGTTAAATGAATAAGTCTCTTGACCTTTCTCAAATACTCTCGCAAACTTTCTTCTCGTTCCCATCTTGTGGAGCTTTGTCACAAGATAGAAACTGCGTTGACTGTAAAATACGTCAAATTCAATGCCAGTAATTGTCGTTCGACGTTCTCTGCAAAAACCAAcggaaaaaaaaaaaaaaaaaaatctgTCGTCTTTGACGCGCATAGTCGCTTCATTATTTTCCCTGTCAGCGAGATTGAAGTCGCAGTCAAGACCTGATGTTTATTGCGGTATGTAAATCGTTCTTTAGAGACTAAGTTTGCTGGTCACAAGGAGTCTTCACAAGGAGGCTTACTAATTAACaattgaagctcaaggaaatGGCATGTCATTTCTTTGATTACAGCGGCACGTGGCCTGTTTTGGCACAGACATTACTGAAGGTCAAGACAAGTTCCCCAGAAAGTGGCACGCTCCGAAGACTTGCCAGCCACTTCGGAGTTGCCCCGCTGCTGCATTGCTCTGTTTGTGGGGAAAGTGGACCGCCGACCTCTTGAAATCCGGGGTAACGGGGTAAACGAATGATATTCTTCGTACAATAGCCAGACCGGGATTTGCTAGAGGGTCATTCATTTATAAGAAGGCAGAGTCAGGGGATAAATCGACAACTACCTTGACAAACTGTTCCAGCACCAAGAGCCAATACCTAAACAGCAACATCGTCAATACCTCCAACATTCTGGTGTCAACCCGCTAGCAATGGGTAAGCATACAACTGCTTACAACAGACTGGTGACTGTCGCGGTCGCCTTTGGCTCTCTGGTAAGTTTCCCTGACATCTATTCATCTCAAGCTGCATTATGCTCATTTTGTCCAGACATACGGCTACTGCTCCTCCGTCATTGGCAGCACAATCGGACAGCCAGGATGGTACAAGTTCTTCGACTTGCCTCAGGCGGGTGAGCCTGGTTACAGCACCAAGACGACTGAAGCCATCTCGACCGCAAATGGAATCTACAGTGCAGGCGGCGCCATTGGCACGCTTTTTGTTATGTGGGCTGCTACAGCGCTGGGCAGGAAGCGGTCTATCCAGATTGGCGGAGCCTTTGCGTTGCTGGGAGGAGCATTGCAGGGCGGTGCAGCAAACCTGAGGTGAGTCTTGTCTAATTACTCGCATGATTGCTTGATTTGGACCTGGCAACGTTCAAAAGACTGACTAGATACTGTAGTATGTTCCAAGCGGGTCGAATCTTGGCTGGCATCGGTATCGGAATCCTCGTCACGGTCTGCCCGATGTATATGGGAGAGCTCGCACCACACGACAAACGCGGATGGCTGGTCGGACACCACGCCatttttcttgtctttggcTACATGCTCTCGGGCTGGCTTGGGTATGGCTGTTACTTTCTCACCACAAGTAAGCCGGACTTTGCCTGGAGATTTCCGCTGTGCATGCAATGCCTAGCTCCCACtgtccttctcatcacttcTTTCTGGATCCCCGAGTCTACGCGATGGCTCTTGCAGAAGGGCAGAATTGAGGAGGCATGGACCGTTGTTCGTAACTTGCGACAGTCACCGGACGACCCAAATGACTTAGTCGCTCGCGAGGAGATCTACCAGATCAAGGAACAACTGGCTCTAGACTCTGCCAAACTCAAGGCACTAGGCTGCGGACCTTTCATGGCAgtcctcaagaagaagagctacCGAAAACGGTTGGCGATTGGCTTTCTGACTCAATGGGGCGCCGAGTTCGCCGGACCACTGATCATCGTAAGTTGATGCTTACCACTCTCCACTTCATTCAAGCTCTAACACTCTCAGAACAACTACTCAGTCATTCTCTACACCAATCTAGGTCAAACTGGATCTATGCCTCTACTTCTTTCGGCCTTGTGGCTGACGACCGCTGGCGTCATCTACAACCCGCTCGGCGCCTGGCTTCACGATAAGATTAATTCACGCCGATGGATGTTCATGACGGGCTTGTTTGGCTGCTTGATTACCACGAGCGGTCTTGCTGCCTGCATCTCAGAGTTTTCCGGAACGGCCAACAAGGCAGGCAATGCAGCAGGCGTCTTCTTTGTTTTCCTATACCTGGCATTCCAAGGGTAAGTCTTCACACCTGAACTGGGAGTCTTGGTCAGCTGACAATTGTCCAAGGACATTTTGTGATACAACGATGTATATCTACGTGTCAGAGATCTTCCCGACCGAGATTCGCCCTATCGGTATGGGCTTCTCCCTCTTTGGCCAGTTCACGAGCACCATCATTCTACTCCAAACCGCACCAATTGGCTTCGTGAACATCGGCTGGAAGTATTACCTCGTCATTATCATTTGGtgcatcttcttcatacCCATCGTGTACCTGTACTTTCCCGAGACAGCCAAGCTGTCACTTGAGGAGATTTCCGCCCGCTTCGGTGATGACGTTGCCGTTCACGTTAACGATGTTCCAGCCGAGCAGCGCAAGGAGCTTGACGAGTATATTGGAAAACTGGACATTACCCATATGGAGGAATCAACGGATAAGAGCAAGGCTCTGATGTAGTGCTGGTACATAACTTTACTTTCTCAACAGTTAACTTAACTCTActattcctcttctctcttaaATAAGAGTCAACAAAGCTTTCTTAAGCCCCCCCATATCTCCTCCTCTAAAAACCCATAATCAGGCTTCTTGTCTCGATAAATACGAAATAGTTCCCAACGATTCGGGTGCTGGTCGTATTTTAGCATGATACACCCTTGACCGACGCGCTGGTATTCGTTTTCGCGCCGGCCTGTTTCCCGGATAATTAGAAAATAGACAACTGGGGGGGTACCCTCCTTATCCCGGTAGGCTTTCGCGAGCCGGAGTACTTGGCAATGTTCGAGGACTTCAGCTTTGGGTTCTTTGGGCTGTATATCGAATTCCCATTTCGTATTCCACTGTTCtctcagcagcatcatcgcTGCGTGCTTCATGACGCCAGAGGCCTTGATTTCTCCGCGCCGGACATTCCCAAATGTACCTGGCCGCTCTTCTTCGATGGTCGTGTCCATGATGTCGAGGTCCAACTCGGCACAATGGTCAATCTTCCCACGGTGGTTAACACGCATGGTAAAGAACTCGTCGTAATAGACTGGCCCGGTGATCGAAGCCCAGCTCCAAGTAGGTGCGCCTCCTGGTACTCGCTTGGCGTGGCCCGAACTGCCTCTACGCCACATCAGTCCGCATATAATATCTTCCTCCCACAACCCGGCCTTGTACTTCATTCCCGATAGCGAGGCGACGTAAGAGGCCATACCCGCTACGGCAGGGAGACGATCTGTTTCTCGCGTGAGGTATCTCGATGTATAGAGCTCCATCCAGTCATACCAGGTGAAGGAGAAATCTCGGACTGCCATAGAGCGATGGTTCGCATTTTTGGTAAGAGACAAAAAGGACCGCCTTTCGGTGCGTGGGTTGAATGCATGATCAAAATCCCCGGTCGATATTGACTCACGGCTGTCAATCATATCGATCATCGTTCCGCAGTCCCACCATAAGCCGTGCCGACGGCTAACATAGAGGCCGCGAGGGGAGCAGAGGCCCTCTTGGAAGACCCATCCCCCTGGAAAGAAGCCCACATCTACCCCAATCAATAATAGCGGTGGAGATGGGACCTCCCACGAGAACCACTGTTTCTTTGGAACCCGTATCCGTGGATTGGGTCGTTGCAGCAGCAATTTCTATCAAGTGCGGCGCTACCATTTCCACCATTCCTGAGCCACAACCTGCTGAGTCCGCCGCGCACAGGTTGAGGCTACTGCGTTGGTATATATCCGCCATCAGGGCCGACTGTTCCACCCAGTCATTTTCGTCATCCTGGACGATACAGAGAGCATCGATCCAGATAAACTTGAAGCCTAGATTGCGAGAGATGCGCACTGCGTCTTGGAGAGTCTCAGGCAGCTTTGAGATGGGGTGTCCTTTGATGAAGTCTCCCATGGTGTCCTTGGTCAGTTTCACAGGAAGGTCGTTCCCCCATCGGTAACTCAGAGCGACGTAGCGTTGATCTTCAGTTTGAACATCCCCTTTCTGGGATATGTAGAGAGAAACGCTATCGTTTGCAATCTTGAGGACCCGTTCAGGGAGGGCGGTAGACTGCCTTCCGGGGCAGTGACCATGTTTTGTTTCACAGGCATCTATCCAGCCCTTGATTTTGTCAATTGCCTTTTCACGCCAAGGATAATTTCGCGACGCAAGATACGGCTGACAACTAACGGACAAGTCGTTCCGCGTGGGTGTATAGACAATTCCAAAATCTAACCAAGAGAACTCCTTCGGTAATTCGCTGCGATAAAGGGCAAATTCGCCGTAAATATTTctcctggtggtggtgtcagCCGCTTCCGAATCATTTGTGAGCCTGACACAAAAACTAtttttcttggctttcaaAGCAAGCTGATAATGAGTGAATTCATGTTGAACGTCAGCGCGATCGGACATAATCTGGTTGACGATAACAGCGCATACGCGGCAACTGGCAGAACTATGTACTAAAGAGGACAGAAGCCCATCACGGTGACTTTCAGAGTTGCTGTATCCGCCTGAGGAGCTACCTGCTGGGTGTTCAAGGAGCTCCAAGATCAGTCTTTTGCAGTCTTTGCAAGTATGTCGTTGGAATTCGGGTGTGTGGCTCAGAGCAGGATTAGGTTGGTACGGTTTAAACTCAGGTAGACGAATCGAGCTACTCTGCAGGATCTTGACATGAGGCCGGGGCTTCTCCTCGGCCATTTTCAATACTTTTGTTAAGGCTAACGGTAATTGGAGAGATATTCAATCCAAAATGCAAGtcatcaaagaagaaaaaagaaataaagctGTAAAAAGGGCACCTTTCTATCTGATCTGTTTGTTATGATATGATCGTCACACATCACTCCAATTTCTACTTGTCCACGTGTCAATCACATAGTGGTTAATCTGTCAACATGCGCCTATTATTCTTATGCAAGGCATTAGCTATCATATGTCCCTTAGAAGCCAAGAGAGCAGCACCTTGGTAACTGAAGTAGGTCTCGCTAATAAAGAGGATGAGAAAATCTCGGCATTCGATTAATGTTTCCCGGTTGATGTGAGGGCTGGTGTCTTGCCAACCCCGCAGTGGCACGCTCCGGTTCAGGTGGCCAGGCTAAGGGTCTTGCAAATGGCAGATGACCCCACGGGGTCGAGTCCTTCTCCGCATCATGCTTCCCAAGCTATGCTCTTCTGGCTTAGCGAGGCCCAATTCAAATCTCTGGAAGAGAAACCTGTGCCCTGTAAAAGTAAGCAATATCCAATTCCGTTCCTTAGAGCCCAAGATCTATTTTCTTTGCTTCATTATACATAGGCTCCCCCAAATTTCCCAACATGGGCTCCATGATTACGACTAGCAAAGCCTCATTACACTACCGAGACTACGATAGTCTGCCGGACCCAAAAAGAGTCTGGACCGGTAAGCCTGGGTCTAGGGAAGAGGGTCTCGGCCGTCTCGTACTGCTCACACCAGAAGTGGTAGCCAACGCGGCGTCAACATGCATCAAGACAGGTCGCCGTACCTCGTTAAACTGGGAGCTGACCAAATTGGATATTGCCAACTTCAATCGAGCTCCAGCCCAACATCATATTGTGTCGCTTCTAAACGGCGCCGCGTATGACGATGTTTATATCTTCAACCCTCAACAGTCGTCTCAATGGGACGGGCTCCGCCATTTTTCTGCCCCAGCTCCAACTCCCTCAGACCCAAACCGTCGTCTCTTCTACGGAGGAATGACATCGGGTGAGATACAAGATAGAAATAATACTCGCCTAGGCATTCAGCATTGGGCTAAAGAGGGCATCTGCGGTCGTGGTGTTCTACTAGACTATGCTGAGTACGCTCGACGCCATTCTATATCTTACACGACATTTTCAGACCATTCGATCCCGCTCCATGTACTCCTTGACGTCGCAAAGGAACAAGGCGTCAAGTTCCTCCGTGGAgatatcctcttcatcagaatTGGAGTTGTTAGGGAGTGGGATCAGCAGATGACGGCAGCTGACAAGCTGGCTTATGCACAAAGCTCAAATCCGCAGCATGCTGGGGTTGAAGGCACTGAAGAGATGCTGAAATGGATATGGAATGAAGGCTTTTCAGCTGTGGCAAGTGATGCCATTTCCTTCGAAGTGTACCCTCCGCAACCGTCCTATAAGCGAGGAGAGAATGCTTCAGTCAAGGGTTTATTTATGCATGAGTATCTTATTGCCGGATGGGGCATGCCAGTTGGTGAACTATTCGATCTTGAGGGTCTTAGCCACAtttgtcaagaagaacagagaTGGGAATTCTTTATAACGTCGGCACCTCTGAACATGCCAGGAGGCGTCAGTACTCCTCCAAATtgtatagctatattttaACGCCTGAACATGATATATACAGTGAGAGAATAGACAACTCCACGCTTTATGCTACAGTCCTTTTGCTTCCAATACTTGAAATACCTTGGTGAACTTGTGAGCCAGTCCCCAGCAttgcaacttcttcaaaatCTCTTGTGCATCGGAGCTGATGGCAGGGACGCAACCGTCAGCACCAATATCTGGAACAGATCCAGAGCTAGCCGGTCCCCCGACCTCAATCCATCTAACAACGACTCTTCTGTGAGAAAGATTCTGATCATGCAGGTCCAGCCTGACACTCTGGGTGACCTCCATTGGCGACGATCTAGTATGATCCCCATAAGCAGAATAGgcaatgatgaagatgtaaCCCATAAACACACGCATAATCTCGCAAGGAGCAGAGACCAAGTACTCATTAGCGATCGCGACGATTTGGGCTGCGTGCCAGCACAGCCTTCTTGCTGTTTTTGGGTCTCTGGCAAATGTCAACTTGAGACGGTTGCGCGCTATCTTGATTCCATCGTGTACTCGCGGCTCCGTCGAGATGAGGCCTCGCACGATGGATAGGATGAGGTCGAGGACGCCATTCGCAGCACACAAGTGCGAATAGTGGCAAAGAAGACTGGCTATACTGTATTTTTGTCAGTATATAGTTCTTACAGAGGACTCAATGCTTACTTGTAGCTGGTAAGATCGCTCGTCGATAATGGTGAAGATAGAGATTCAACCAAGTTATTCAAGCCCTTGAGCAGCGACCTCTTCGTGTCCTGGTGAGCAGCCACAATGGATCCAAGGCCGAGGTACTCTGGCATTGCGACAACCTCAATTTGCCAGAGATCCCAGAGTAACCGTCCGATTACCTGCGCACAGAGTCTCTTGGCCCAGGATCCCAGGGACGATGGCAGTTCTTTCCCAGCTAGTGCCTGTTTCAGCACTCTAGACAGGTTTGGCTTTGAGTCGTCCTGGCCAAGACGAGACATGAGAGCAAACCAAGCTCGTGCTGAAGTGGCATTCCACATGGACTCGGGACATGGCAATTCTGATGGTAGCTCGCTCAAGTCAACAATGCCTCGACGACTTGTGAGGGTGCAAAGACTGCAGTCATACTCGAATGCTGCCCAAGATGCCCTACGTCCTGACTCAATTCTGATCCACTCCTTCCAATCTTTCATAAGAACATGGTCGTCCTCGTAACCTCGAATGGTCTCATGATCCTGACTCAGAGCGACCGAAGAGCGAGGATTCAGCAGGCCAATTCCCCGTAAGCCACCGATTAACAGCCCACGAGACCTGTCTGCATTCTGATACAGCTGTCTTTTCCCTGAGCCAAGGGAGTAGATCTGGTAAAGACACAGGGCATTAAGATATGAAACATCGCTGTAGTTGGTAGCATCTGAGGCGCCCTTGGACAGTCAGTATTGCGTACAGTAGGCAAGAAGTGAAAACCAACCATCCAGTTAATCATTGTAGAGCAAATCTCACTCAGTGCGACTGAGAGCTCGTAATCTGACTGACTATCAGAGAGCAATGCGCCAACAGAGGCTATGGCCGTGAGAAGAATAGGCGGGCAAGCCGACATGGTCCAAGTAGGTTTGTGTATAATCGCCTGAATATCGTGAAACCGAGAAAAGTAAGAGTCAACAAGACGCTGTAGGCTGCAGAAAGCTTGTATAGAGTGAGGGTCTCTTAAAGTCTCAAGCTGAGGAAGGGGATTCTCAGAGAGGATCTGGATGAAGCCTTTTACAAGTGTTGTTTGAACAGGCCGTGGTCTGTCTGTGGGGCAATAACCGTTGAGAATATCGCGAAGTGGAGGGAGCTGATAACGATGAGGGGATTGCTTATGCGCCTGATCAAAAGGCCACGCAAGCGTGTTTTGTTCGATGTCTGGCTGCCCTTCGTCTTGTGAATCCCGGCTCGAGTTTCCATTGCCCATCTTGTGCTGCACTCCATTGCCAACATCACCGCTACCGGGCTCTCCTGACTCGGGGACTTGTTGAGCTGTGCTAGAAGACCAAAATTCTGGTATgtagctattataaaaggtCTCGAGTTGGAAGCCTTGGGGACTGTTGCCAATGTCAAAGTTCAGCCAGTCAAAGCCACCAGTCCGAAAGCTTGTCTGTCCCGGAAGGATGGACGAAGGAGAAAGAGCAAATGTATCTTCAAAGACTGTATGGGTTGGATCTACTGGCAAGACGTTGAAGGGTTGTGGAATGTCTATAGTTGGAGAGATTGTCGGCTCATCGTCCAGAATGTAAAAAGGGCCAGCGTGGCAATCTTCATCCGTGATTTGAGAACCATGTACTTGATCCACTGTAGATGTTGTTGGCAAAGGAACGGTCCCTGCCGAACCCCCCAATGAGAGGCTCTCAGATCTTGTCTCATGTTGAAAGGGAGAAGTATCGTCCTCCGCTTGAGCGGCCATCGATTCATGCTGTTGTTCTTGTATCTCCTGCGCGCTGGAGGGAAGAAATGACTGTTCTGTTGGAGAAGCGCCCTCATTCGGCCCCCAGTCATTTATATTCTCTGTCGCAGGATACGCGCAATCGCTACCTGACCGAACGCAGCCATTGCAGGGTCTTTCACGGTTACATTTCGCCTTCCGTTCAACGCATCGGAAACACGACTTCTGACTTGATCGTCTCGATTGTTCTTGAACCTGATGCCCATGGCGCAGGTGACGCAGCAGAACGTCGCGTCTACTGAATGTCTTTGGGCAATATGGGCAAGATATGTGTTGTCTGTGATTGGATGCAGAATGCGTGAGCTGATGCCGATGGAGATGGCTTGGACGCGAAAACTTGAGAGTGCATTCCGGACATTGGAGAGCGCGCTTTAAACAATTATTAGCAGAGAGATGTGGTAAAAGGATGTTTTCCTGGGGACATACAGTAGAATTTGGCTCTGTCATTATAATTGGAGTAAAAGGTGAGGAAAGATGCTTGAACTGTTGGATTTTAATTACCTAGGCCGAGCAAATACCTGGGGTAGCGAGTTTCGCGGGGTATCATCACGTGGTGATTGCTTAGCACCGGTACCCTTTTCAACTAGCCGGAAGATGCTAATTAAGCTAGACTAGTTAACTTGTCTTATTAAATCTTTCCATGTTTATTTAAACTCTTTTCACAGGCACTGAAAAGATGAACTGAGTCTATAATAACAATAAGAATCCTGCAAGAGCATTTTAATGGTAGCCGAGTCTCTGCAGAGAGACTGACCTCGTACCAGAGGAAGTGAAGCAAGCGTATGACATCTTCAGTCAGGTACCTTCTCGCTAGTCGTCGCAGTTTGACGGGCCTCAAGAATATCAACTAGAGTAGCAGAAAGACGGGTGACGAGGGGAACCTCATAGACCGTTCTGCACGTCGGGAAATTGGTGGTAACAAGAAGCCTCCAGCGGCCGGCAATGTCTCAATCCCAAGCCGACACCAAAGTCAAAGCCAAAATGCAGTGTGCCCAAGGCTTGCCAAATATAGAAACTTGGGGTATTGCAAAATACCCTCCAGCCTATAATTAACTACCTTAGCCAGCTCtacctatataattaaaCATATAGACTAAAACCTTACAGAATTAATCATaaaaacaaaacatcatTAACTGATCAGAGCTATTGCGAATTGCAATTTCCGAATCTATAACGAGGGCTGGGCTCGGCCTGTGCTCAGGCGGCAACCAAACTATTCTCTCACCATCCTTTGTCAACCAACATCCGTCAAAATCGATTCCATAGCCGTGAGTGGTAAACAGTACTTGTGAGGGTTTATCGCGATCATCATTGTTCTGGATGCCATCGTTCTCAGTTTCATCATCAGAAGGCCATGTGTCCGGTATCAGACGGCCATGCTCAGTCATGAGCGATCTATTGTCAGGACTGAACGACAATTGTTCAATCTGCCGCTCAGTCTTAAGTTTCAGGAGGCAGCTTTCTGTTGCGATTTGCCAAAGAGAAACCTCCCCTGTCGATGTTGCCTGTGCAAGTAACTTTCCATCAGATGAATAGGCAATGGCAAGTGATGAGCCATCAGATTGGAATATCCACTTCGGGGCGTCTTTGGTTCGTAAGTCCCAGACTTCGACATTACCATGCATATCCCCAGCTGCTAGAGAGAGGCCATCAGGTGAGAACTCTAGACATGAAACATATTCGAGTTCAAGTTTGTGTATGATCTGATCTGCCAGGTCATGAACTTCAATGGCATTCTCTCCTTGACTGAATGCAAATGTTGAGTCATCTGTTGAAAATACCATGGACCAGTGACATGTTATAGCGAGTCGAAGGTCTTGAAACCATCTACTTCTCGCCACCTGGTGAAATAGATCTCGGCCGCCAATCCTTGTCTCTCCCACCGCATTTACAAAGTCCAATCCCTATCAAACTGTTCTTGGTGAGGGCACCAGCGCCTTTGTACGACTGATGCAGCTAAAGCGTTCTTGCATCGTCATTGGCTTTCGTTCTGCGGCTACATTTTAGTTCTCCAAGCCAGTTCTTGATCTGGAAGGTGTCCACAATGATCTACAGATCGCAATTGAATGAGCAAATCGGAAGCAATACTCCTAGGGAGGTCTTCGCATCGCTCACTTAAACTGTCAAAGGCATTGCATATGTCTGGCTGCGTATGGCAGATCTATATTACCAGCCAGTGCCATGTGGCTAGGACGCCAAGTGACAAACATGAATTATTAAGGAAGTATATCTCGT
Proteins encoded in this window:
- a CDS encoding related to sugar transporter, with protein sequence MGKHTTAYNRLVTVAVAFGSLTYGYCSSVIGSTIGQPGWYKFFDLPQAGEPGYSTKTTEAISTANGIYSAGGAIGTLFVMWAATALGRKRSIQIGGAFALLGGALQGGAANLSMFQAGRILAGIGIGILVTVCPMYMGELAPHDKRGWLVGHHAIFLVFGYMLSGWLGYGCYFLTTSKPDFAWRFPLCMQCLAPTVLLITSFWIPESTRWLLQKGRIEEAWTVVRNLRQSPDDPNDLVAREEIYQIKEQLALDSAKLKALGCGPFMAVLKKKSYRKRLAIGFLTQWGAEFAGPLIINNYSVILYTNLGQTGSMPLLLSALWLTTAGVIYNPLGAWLHDKINSRRWMFMTGLFGCLITTSGLAACISEFSGTANKAGNAAGVFFVFLYLAFQGTFCDTTMYIYVSEIFPTEIRPIGMGFSLFGQFTSTIILLQTAPIGFVNIGWKYYLVIIIWCIFFIPIVYLYFPETAKLSLEEISARFGDDVAVHVNDVPAEQRKELDEYIGKLDITHMEESTDKSKALM
- a CDS encoding related to protein TOL, whose amino-acid sequence is MAEEKPRPHVKILQSSSIRLPEFKPYQPNPALSHTPEFQRHTCKDCKRLILELLEHPAGSSSGGYSNSESHRDGLLSSLVHSSASCRVCAVIVNQIMSDRADVQHEFTHYQLALKAKKNSFCVRLTNDSEAADTTTRRNIYGEFALYRSELPKEFSWLDFGIVYTPTRNDLSVSCQPYLASRNYPWREKAIDKIKGWIDACETKHGHCPGRQSTALPERVLKIANDSVSLYISQKGDVQTEDQRYVALSYRWGNDLPVKLTKDTMGDFIKGHPISKLPETLQDAVRISRNLGFKFIWIDALCIVQDDENDWVEQSALMADIYQRSSLNLCAADSAGCGSGMVEMVAPHLIEIAAATTQSTDTDVGFFPGGWVFQEGLCSPRGLYVSRRHGLWWDCGTMIDMIDSRESISTGDFDHAFNPRTERRSFLSLTKNANHRSMAVRDFSFTWYDWMELYTSRYLTRETDRLPAVAGMASYVASLSGMKYKAGLWEEDIICGLMWRRGSSGHAKRVPGGAPTWSWASITGPVYYDEFFTMRVNHRGKIDHCAELDLDIMDTTIEEERPGTFGNVRRGEIKASGVMKHAAMMLLREQWNTKWEFDIQPKEPKAEVLEHCQVLRLAKAYRDKEGTPPVVYFLIIRETGRRENEYQRVGQGCIMLKYDQHPNRWELFRIYRDKKPDYGFLEEEIWGGLRKLC
- a CDS encoding related to vegetatible incompatibility protein HET-E-1, with protein sequence MVFSTDDSTFAFSQGENAIEVHDLADQIIHKLELEYVSCLEFSPDGLSLAAGDMHGNVEVWDLRTKDAPKWIFQSDGSSLAIAYSSDGKLLAQATSTGEVSLWQIATESCLLKLKTERQIEQLSFSPDNRSLMTEHGRLIPDTWPSDDETENDGIQNNDDRDKPSQVLFTTHGYGIDFDGCWLTKDGERIVWLPPEHRPSPALVIDSEIAIRNSSDQLMMFCFYD